CGTTGGTCAATCGGATTGCCGCCCTCCCATATCGGCGCCCGTAGGGCGGCACCACATAAAAGGGGCAGGAAAGCCTGCGAATAGCATCTGCTGGCATCGTACCGGATTTGTTCGCCCTTAGCGTGCAGATACGTCACTTTCGTGTAGTCACCCCTACTTCGACCGGTCGGTGTTTACGACGATGTTCTCGCTGATGTTTGCATCCTATTCGCTCGGAGCCACCGGAGGGCCAATCGTCTTTGCCGCACTAGCGAGCAGGACCGGCAACTACGATCTGGCCCTAACCATGTGCTGGTCGTCGATCGCGGTGCTGATGATCGCCATCCTCTTTCTGCCTCGCTACAACTCCGCGCAACGGGCAGTGTGAGCCTACCGCGCCGGCAGGACGGATCGGCAAGGGCGCGCGCACCCCACATTCGCGGGGACAGGAGCCCTGCCCCCGCGAAGCGCGCAACACCCCACGGCAGTCGTCAGATTCGGAATTCGGAGAACGTTTCCGGTGCGAACATGTCCTCGACCGTCAACTGCCGGGGCGAAAGACCCTGCTCATGGTGGTAGCGCGTGAACGTCTCTATGACGTGCCGATTGCGATCGATGCCGTAGGGCCACCATTCCTTGCCCATGGTTGCGATCGTGTCCTCGACCGCAGCGATCTGCCAGGGCAGCATTGTCTTGAGTGACGCCGAGACCATCAGTTGTTCGTAGACAAGCTTCTGGGCCTCGACAAACGCCTTGTACAGCGCTTGGGCGACCCAGCGGTTCTTCTCGTAGACATCGCGGCGGATCGCGACGACATGCATGATCGGGAATATTCCTGTCTTGGCGAAATAGGCCTTCTCGACCGAGACGAAGTCAGGAAACAGGCGCCGGACTTTTTCGGGTTCGGAATAGAAGGTCGAAGGCGCGCGAGGCGCATAGACCGCGTCAAGCTCGCCATCGGCGATCATTCGCGAAATGGTCTGCTCAGGTCCGATCGGAATGACCTTGAACTTCTCGGGGAGATTGATCTTGAGCTTTTCCTCTCGGCCCGGTTCCTCTTCCCCGCCGAAGAAATAGGTCACCGAGGACGGATCGACGCCGTATTCATCCTGCAGGATACCGCGGATCCACACCGGCGCGGTAAGCTGATACTCCGGCACGCCGATCCGCTTGCCGACAAGATCCGAAGGCTTTTCGATCCCGCTTTTCGCCGAAACGAAGATGCCCGCATGCCGGAAGAAGCGCGAAGGGAACACCGGGATGGCGATGAAACCCGGATCCTCGCGGCCCAGCGTGACGCAATAGGACGACATCGACATTTCGGCCACATCGAACTCGCGGTTGCGGATCATGCGGAAGAACGTCTCTTCGACATCCAGAACTTGGAAATTGAGATCGATCCCGTCGGGCCGAACCTGGCCGGTCTGGAGTGCTTCGGTCCGGTCATATCCCCAGCAGGCGAAAGATAGATTGAGACGGCTCATTGGATGGTGTTTCCTTATGACTCTTGAATGATGGTCTGGGGCTTGACGTCGGCCGCGATGCGGCTGGATTCCAGCAGTGCGGCGCAGCAGGCCATGGTTTCGAGACCCCACCAGCCATCGTGGACTGGTGGCCTCGCGCCGAGAATCGAGGCGGCGAAGTCCTCGATCACATTTGCTCGGGAAAGCGTCGGCGGGGCGATCGGAATGGTTTCGCGCCGTTCATCACCGAAGACCTCGATCGCGGTCGGCAGTAGCTTGAGGTCGGCCCGCTCACAGCTCACGAGGACGAATCCAAAATGTTCGTGGTGGGGCGCGCCGGCCGGATCGCCCGCCGAGGCCGATCCAAACGTCCGGGCCAGCTTCGCATCGATCTCGTCCTGCTGCGAAAGCTGGTTCAGAGCTTTCCGGGCCTCTCCATAGCGCGCGGGATCCTTCGGACGGCCCAGCTCCGAAATCCAGCCGAGCAGCTCGTCGCTGTCATAGTGGGCATAGCCGCTGTACGTGAGCGTGGCCGCGGCGCCGGATGCAAACGTCATCAGCGCTGAGTATGCCCCTTCGCTCGGCCGCGATGCATCCCAGTTGGCCGCGACCGCGCGAACCGATTCCACCGGCTGGCGCACGATGCGCCGCACCACATCGATCTGGTGCGCCGCCTGACTGTAGACCACGCCGCCGCCGCGCTCGCTGTCCAGTTCCTCGGGCCGTCGCGGACGATACATGAAATCGGTGTAGTTGAAGGCGTTGACCAGACGCACCTTGCCATAGCGCCCCGATGCCACGAGTTCCGCCGCTACGCGGACCGGCTCGTCGAAGGCGTGGCTCGGGCCGACCATGAGTACCTTGCCCGCTTTCTCCGCCGCCCTCGCCATCGCCGCGCAATCGCCGACCGAAGTCGCCATCGGCTTCTCGACCAGCACATGCTTGCCCGCCTCGAGCGCGGCAATGGCCTGAGCGGCGTGCAACTCGTGCGGTGTGGCGATGTAGAGGGCATCCACGCTAGAATCTGCCAGCAACGCCTCATACGTGCGGTGCCCCGTCGCTTCAAACTGCGACTCGAACCGGACGAGGGCCTCATCGCGCAGGTCGTGGGCCGCGCTCAGCTGCACCGCAGGATGGGCACGAAGGGCAGGCAAGGTCAACATGAAACCTCGTCCGAGACCCACGATTCCGAGGCGTATGTGTTTCAACGCTAACCTTTCGCACAATTGGGGAACTGAAATGGGCGGCCCCGCTTGAATTCCCGATAGTTCTATATAGAAGCATATGCAAGCTACTCAGAGTGCGGACATGCACCGCCGGCAAGCCAAATTTGACCGGCGGCGGCGAAGCCAATCTCCATGCATGCAATGAAACAAGGGAAACACGATGCGCAGAGTATTCGAAACGAAGCAACCGGAGGATCGGGCCAATGTCCAAGCCTGAAACGGTTGCCGGACTTGGTCGCCAGGAACTCGCGAGCTTCGTGTCTGCCGTGCTTGCCGAGGATCTGGGCACCGGCGGCGACGTTACCACCAATCTGACGATTGGAGATGGCCTTCGCCTCAGCGCAGTCATCGCTACCCGACAGGATATCGTGGTGGCGGGCCTGGAGCTGGGAGTCGCATTTTTCCGCCAGCTGGATCCTGGCATCAAGATCGAACTTCTGAAGAGCGACGGCGAACGCGCCGCACGGGGAGACGTGTTGATGCGCCTGGAGGGCAATGGTCGCGCCATGCTTTCGGCCGAACGATCGGCGCTCAACAGCCTGCAGCACCTGTCAGGCATAGCCACGCTCACCCACGAATATGCGGACAAGATCGCCGGAACCGGATGCACCTTGCTCGACACCCGCAAGACGATTCCCGGCCTCAGGGTCATCGAGAAATATGCAGCCCGCATGGGCGGTGCCACCAATCACCGCATGCGGCTCGATGATGGAGTCCTGATCAAGGACAATCATATCGCGCTGTGCGGTGGTGTCGAACGGGCAGTTGGCCTCGCCAAGGCATCCGAACTCGAAATCCAGGTCGAGGTCGACCTGCTGGAGCAGATCGAACCTGCACTGGCGGCGGGGGCGGAGCGGCTGCTGTGCGACAACATGTCTGCCGCGATGCTGCGCGAAGCCGTGAAGATCGTCGGCGGCAGGGTTCCGATCGAAGCTTCCGGCGGCGTCAGGCTCGACACCATCCGGGACATCGCGGAGACCGGCGTGGACTTCGTCTCGGTCGGGCGGATCACGCAGAGCGCCCCCGCCGCCGACATCGGGCTGGACTACAGCCCGGCCTGATCGATCCCGGAGAGGATCGACCCACCCCATAGAAAAGTCATTAGGGAGAAACACAATGACACCTGAACAGAATGACCTGCTTTGCCGCGTGGAAGGCAATGCCCCGATGGGCCGCCTGATGCGCCAGCATTGGCTTCCGGCCTGCATGATCGAGGAAGTCGCCGAACCCGACGGCACTCCACTGCGCGTTCGCTTGCTCGGCGAAAACATGGTGGTGTTCCGGGACAGCGAAGGCAGGATCGGCGCACTCGACGAACTTTGCCCGCATCGCCGCGCCTCGCTGGCCTTTGGCCGCAACGAAGAATGCGGATTGCGCTGTCTCTACCATGGCTGGAAGTTCGACGTGAACGGCAACGCCCTCGACATGTCCTCCGAGCCCGCCGACGCCAAGCTGCGCGAGACGATGAAGACCAAGGCCTATCCGGTTCGTGAAGCGGGGGGATTTGTCTGGGTCTGGATGGGTGATACCGACAATGTGCTGCCTTTCGATCCGCCCAACTGGACTGCCGCTCCGGCAGACAAGATCAGCATCGTGAAGATGCATGGAGCCTGCAACTGGGCTCAGATACTTGAAGGATCGATCGATTCTGCGCACAGTTCGAGCCTGCATTCCACCAACATGCCCACGGCAACCGAAGTGAGCGGATCGACCGCGACCGACAGCGCCTGGCTGCGCCCATCGGCCGACAAGGCGCCACGTATCGAGGTTCAGAAGACCCCGTTCGGCTTCCGTTATGTTGCGATCCGCAAGCCGATCGTCGAACCCGACAAGCAGGACTATGTGCGCATGACCCTGTTTGTCGCCCCTTTCACGGTCCACATTCCATCGAACGACCAATACCACCTGAGCCAGATGCTTGTGCCGGTCGATGACGAGAACACCATGTTCTACTGGATTGCCTGGCACCCCGAGAAAGGGATTTCGCAGGATGCCTGGCGGAAGTTCTGCGGTGCCGAACTCGGCCAGGATGTCGAGCCGGTCACGTTCAAGAAGATCCGTAACGCCGAAAACAATTACCTGCAGGATCGCGCCGCGATGAAAGCCGGGGACTTCACCGGCATCTACGGCATCCCGGCGCAGGACATGGCCATGTGGGAATCGATGGGACCGATCGCGGACCGCAGCGAGGATCGCCTCGGATCGAGCGACAAGGCTATCTTCACGTTCCGGACGCTGATGTATCGTGCGGCCCAAGCCGTGGAACGCGGCGAGCCCGCGATCGGGACAGGGGAGTCGCGCATTCCCCATGCCAAGCTGATGTCCTTTGAGGGCATGGTGCCCAAGGGCGACGACTGGCGCCTTCTCAATGTCTCCGATGAGGAACGCCGACTTTCGAGCGCGGCGGAGGACAAGGGAGATCTTGTCGAAGATCTGGCCGGCTGAGGCGCGGCAAAGTGGTCACGCCCCACTTCGCTTGCGCGTAGAAAATTGATAGTGCGGCCGTGTTCGACATTTTTTTCGTACACGGTCACGCACCCGGTGCGGCCGTCATCTTGAGATCTGGGAGAATCCGCGTTGCCGATCCCGCGACCGCAAACGCTCCAGCCCGAAGAGAGTCTTGGCTACCAGGTCCGGCGCTGTCACCGCAGGTTTGACAGGTTGCTCAATTCGGTCTTGGCGCGCGAGGGGCTGAAGGCAGGGTATTGGTATTATCTGCGAGCCTTGTGGTTAGAGGACGGTCTGACTCAAAAACAACTCAGCGATCGGACAAATGTCGCTGAAAACACAACCGTTGTAATGATCAACGGCATGGTTGCGGATGGTCTGGTCGAGCGCAGGCAACAGCTTGGCGACCGGCGCAAACAGAACATCGTGCTGACAGAGCCCGGTCGCGAGCTGGAAACCAGGCTGATGCATCATGCCACCAGCATCAATGGCTTGGCGTCAGCCGATATTCCGGCAGATGAAGTGGCAATCTGCCTATCGGTACTCGCAAGAGTTTCGAGAAACCTGGCTGCCGAACTCCGATTGCGGACCGAAGCAGTCGCTTGCGACGATTGATGAGATGAGCAGTCTGATGCGGTGGACAGCCAAATAGTCGGTGGAAGGCTCAGTATTCTTTGGTCGTTCGGAGTCAAGCCAGACCTTACCATGTAGGAATGACAACGAGCGCGAACCAAGCCGAATTTCGTCTGGCAATGCGGCGGCTAGCCGCAACTGTGACCGTCCTGACGCTGGAGCTTGAAGGTCAACCATTCGGAATGGTTGCAACCGCGGTTTGCTCGCTGGCGCTTGAACCGCCAAGCATTCTGGCGTGCATCAACAAGTCCGCTTTCCTGCATGATGAGTTTGCCGGATGCACAAGGTTCGGGCTGAACATATTAGAGCGGTTTCCACTCATTCCGGTTCATACCCGCACGAGCTGAAGTAGTTTGCGCATTCGGCGGGTTGGAAGATGTCGACGAGCCTGCCGATCAGCCCCCACAGCCCGCTGACGGTTCGTTCGCCCGCCTTGCGCAGCATGGCTTTCAGGCGAGAGAATGCTTTTTCTATAGGATTGAAGTCGGGGCTGTAGGGCGGGAGGAAGCGCAGGGTTGCTCCCGCCGCTTCGATCCGTTCTTTCACGGCGGCCCGCTTGTGGCTTGAAAGGTTGTCCATGATGACGACGTCGCCGGGCCGCAACTCTGGCACCAAAACCTGCGCCACATAGGCTTCGAACCAGTCGCCGTTGATCGGACCATCGAGCACCATCGGCGCGACCATGCCGGTCATTCGCAGGCCGGCCACCAGCGTGGTGGTCTTGCGATGACCATGCGGGTAGCCCATCCGCAGCCGCTCACCCTTGGCGCAACGGCCGTGGCTGCGGGTCATGTTGGTGGCGGTCCAGGTCTCGTCGATGAAAACGAGGCGTTCGGGTTCGAGGTCGGGGTCAGTTCTGGCTGAGGGCGGAATGACACCCTAAGCGGCGGAGTCCTTGGGCCAAAGGTACTCACCAGTGAGAAGGATGTGGGCCCACCCGAGCGGCGAGATATGGGCGAGAAGATGGTCGGGGGTATCGAGCCCTTCGCGGCGGCGAGCTTCGACGGCATGGCCGAGATGCAGGGTGTTCCAGTAGACGATGATGGCGGTCAGTAGGTTGAGGCCAGCGATCCGGTAATGCTGACCCTCCGTCGTGCGGTCGCGGATTTCGCCCTGACGGCCAATGCGCAGGGCATTTTTCAACGCATGATGTGCCTCACCTTTGTTGAGGCCCACCTGTGCACGGCGCTGCATACCGGCGTCGAGAATCCATTCGACGATGAATAGCGTCCGCTCGATCCGGCCCACCTCGCGCAGCGCGGCTGCAAGATCGTTCTGGCGCGGATAGGCGGCGAGCTTGCGCAAGATGCTGCTCGGCGCGACCTGCCCCGCGCTCATGGTGGCGGCGCAGCGGAACAGGTCGGGCCAGTTGGAAACGATCAGCGCCTCACGAACCTTGCCGCCCACCAGCGGGCGCAGCTCGCTCGGCGTGGTGGCAGGGTCGAATACGTACAGTCGTTTGGATGGGAGGTCGCGGATGCGCAGCACAAGGCGGTAGCCGAGCATGGCGCTGATCCCGAACAGATGATCGGTGAACCCGCCAGTGTCGGCGTATTGCTCTTCGATCCGTCGCCCTGCCTCATTCATCGTCAGCCCGTCGAGCAGGTAAGGTGCTTCGCTGACTGTGGCTGGAATAGTCCGCGATGCAAACGGCGCGAAGCGGTCGTTGACGTGAGTATAGGCCTTGATTCCGGGATCGTTGCCGTAGCGGGCGTTGATCGTGTTCATCGCCTCGCCCTGCCGTGCTGCGGGGAAGAACTGGCCATCGGCCGATGCGGCTCTACCCATACCCCACACCTGGGCCATCGGCAGCGCCCCTTGCGCCGCGACCACGTTGGCCAGCGCCTGGTCGATCGCCTCGCTTTCGACGTGCCAGCGCGCGAGACGGGAGAGTTGCCAATAGTCGTGGGTGTTGGAAGCCTCTGCCATCTTACGCAGGCCCAAATTCAGGCCCTCGGCGAGCAGGACGTTGAGCAGACCAATTCGGTCGCCGCACGGCACGCCGGTGCGCAGATGCGTGAAGGCATCGGTGAAACCCAGCGCGGTATCGACTTCGAGCAGCAGATCGGTGATGCGGACGGGCGGCAGGCGGCGATACAGATCGAGCATCAGATCCTCGATCCCATCCGGCGCGTCGGCGGTGAGGCGATCAATGCGCAGCGTGCCGTCTTCGATGCTGCCTTTCGGAATTGTACCGCTGCGCGCGGCGCGACCGAGCCGGGCAAGGCCATCGGCGAGACGCACCTTGCGGTCAGCCAGCCAGACATGCGGGTCGGACGGGACCGCTAGCTTCGCGGCATGCGCGACCGCCATCGGCACGAGGACGTGGCGCAGGTCACCATACCGATGCGAGCGGTCGAACCAGATGTCGCCCGAGCGCAGCGCGTCGCGCAGGTGGAACATGACCGCGACTTCCCGGAGGCGGGCATCATCATCGCCCTTCGCCCGCAACTGTCGCCGCCATTTGGAATGCGGGCGCAAGAAATCGTCGGCCGCCGGAACTGCGCCCCTGGTAGCGATGGCGGTAGCCGCGTCCAGCAAAGGCCGTGCAACCGCCGCAGCTTTGAGGTCGAGGCATCGCAGCATGCGCGGGGCATACCGACGGAAGCGGTGATACCCCTGATCAACATAGGCCAGCGGATCGTCGCCCAAGGTGTCCGTCAACGTCTTGGCCGTAGCGACGAGACTGGTGAGCCGTTCCCATCCCGCCCCGCGCGCGACCGCATCTTCCAGCGACGCGCCGTCGCCATGCGCTTCGAGCAATGATTGACCGAGTGCAGTGAAGCCGTTCAAAGTCGCAGTGGTAGCGCCTCTGGTTTCTACGACCGGCTCTGTTGCAAAGATTGGCGGCAGTCAGAGGTAGGCTGTCGCTCTGCGCCGATCAGGCGGCTGCTGCGAAATGGTGGTTGAGCATGCCCATGGCCTCCGTCAGCGCCGAGGGCCCAATGCCAAAAGCTCTCTCCACAAGGCGCACCTCGCCCCTGATGCCGGGCTGCAGGCACCAGGGGCGAGCCTGTCCTTTGCGCAGGGCTCGCATGACTTCGAATCCCTTGATCGTGGCATAGGCCGTGGGGATCGATTTGAAACCGCGCACCGGCTTGATCAGTATCTTGAGCTTTCCGTGATCGGCCTCGATCACGTTATTGAGATACTTCACCTGCCGGTGGGCCGTCTCCCGGTCCAGCTTTCCTTCGCGCTTCAATTCGGTGATCGCTGCACCATAGCTCGGCGCTTTGTCGGTATTGAGCGTGGCAGGCTTTTCCCAGTGCTTCAGGCCTCGCAGGGCCTTGCCCAGGAACCGCTTCGCTGCCTTGGCGCTGCGGGTCGGCGACAGGTAGAAATCGATCGTGTCGCCCCGCTTGTCGACTGCCCGGTACAGGTAGGTCCACTTGCCCCGCACCTTGACGTAGGTTTCATCCAGGCGCCAGCTCGGATCAAAGCCACGCCGCCAGAACCAGCGCAGCCGCTTCTCCATCTCCGGGGCGTAGCACTGGACCCAGCGATAGATCGTCGTATGGTCGACCGAAATGCCGCGTTCCGCCAGCATTTCCTCAAGGTCGCGATAGCTGATCGGATAGCGACAATACCAGCGCACCGCCCACAGGATCACATCACCCTGGAAATGGCGCCACTTGAAATCCGTCATCGTTCCGTCGTCCAATCTCCGCCAAGCATGCTCAAGCTTCACGATTTTTGCAACAGAGCCGTTTTTGCGGCTTACGCGGCGGTCCAGCGTCCGGTTGTAGAAGGTGCCATGATCGTTGAGCGAGAAGCCCGCCACCTTCACCGCCAGCAGATCAGTCACCACCGGGATCGATACCGAGCCTTCGAAGTCATGTCGGCCATAGCTGCCGACGACCACCCGCGCACGGCCGGAAAGCGGCTCGGACGGCTCTGGCCGGGTGCGCGTGACGTTGAGTGCGCCGCCGGTCGTGTTCTTGCCGAACAGCGTGCCCTGCGGCCCGCGCAGCACTTCAATCTGCTGAAAATCGAACGACTGCAATAGCTGGCCGGTCGAAGTGGACAAGTACACCCCGTCCATCACCACGCCGACGCCCGGCTCGAAGCTCTTTTCGATGTCCTGGAAGGAGATGCCGCGCAGGCTGATGTTGGCCGCGCCCGGCCCCGAAGGCGAAGGCGAGATCGTCAGCGACGGAACCCGCCCGGCCAGATCCTGAATGTCGCGCTGGTTCTGCTTGGCCAGATCGGCGGCCGAAAACGCCGAGACCGAAAGCGGCACGTCCTGAAGGTTCTCCGAGCGCTTCTGCGCGGTCACCACGATCTCGCTGAGCTGGCCATCAGCCGCCGTAGCATCGCCGCCATAGGAACTTTGTGCATGTGCCGTCACGGCAACAAGACCGGCAGCAACGGCAAGAATGCTCGCCGCGCCCTTCAAGCGCTTGGTCATCGATCTCTCCCTTCGCCATCCTCCCGTCTGGTTT
This sequence is a window from Sphingobium sp. CAP-1. Protein-coding genes within it:
- a CDS encoding Gfo/Idh/MocA family protein, encoding MLTLPALRAHPAVQLSAAHDLRDEALVRFESQFEATGHRTYEALLADSSVDALYIATPHELHAAQAIAALEAGKHVLVEKPMATSVGDCAAMARAAEKAGKVLMVGPSHAFDEPVRVAAELVASGRYGKVRLVNAFNYTDFMYRPRRPEELDSERGGGVVYSQAAHQIDVVRRIVRQPVESVRAVAANWDASRPSEGAYSALMTFASGAAATLTYSGYAHYDSDELLGWISELGRPKDPARYGEARKALNQLSQQDEIDAKLARTFGSASAGDPAGAPHHEHFGFVLVSCERADLKLLPTAIEVFGDERRETIPIAPPTLSRANVIEDFAASILGARPPVHDGWWGLETMACCAALLESSRIAADVKPQTIIQES
- the nadC gene encoding carboxylating nicotinate-nucleotide diphosphorylase, with product MSKPETVAGLGRQELASFVSAVLAEDLGTGGDVTTNLTIGDGLRLSAVIATRQDIVVAGLELGVAFFRQLDPGIKIELLKSDGERAARGDVLMRLEGNGRAMLSAERSALNSLQHLSGIATLTHEYADKIAGTGCTLLDTRKTIPGLRVIEKYAARMGGATNHRMRLDDGVLIKDNHIALCGGVERAVGLAKASELEIQVEVDLLEQIEPALAAGAERLLCDNMSAAMLREAVKIVGGRVPIEASGGVRLDTIRDIAETGVDFVSVGRITQSAPAADIGLDYSPA
- a CDS encoding Rieske 2Fe-2S domain-containing protein, with the translated sequence MTPEQNDLLCRVEGNAPMGRLMRQHWLPACMIEEVAEPDGTPLRVRLLGENMVVFRDSEGRIGALDELCPHRRASLAFGRNEECGLRCLYHGWKFDVNGNALDMSSEPADAKLRETMKTKAYPVREAGGFVWVWMGDTDNVLPFDPPNWTAAPADKISIVKMHGACNWAQILEGSIDSAHSSSLHSTNMPTATEVSGSTATDSAWLRPSADKAPRIEVQKTPFGFRYVAIRKPIVEPDKQDYVRMTLFVAPFTVHIPSNDQYHLSQMLVPVDDENTMFYWIAWHPEKGISQDAWRKFCGAELGQDVEPVTFKKIRNAENNYLQDRAAMKAGDFTGIYGIPAQDMAMWESMGPIADRSEDRLGSSDKAIFTFRTLMYRAAQAVERGEPAIGTGESRIPHAKLMSFEGMVPKGDDWRLLNVSDEERRLSSAAEDKGDLVEDLAG
- a CDS encoding MarR family winged helix-turn-helix transcriptional regulator, with translation MLNSVLAREGLKAGYWYYLRALWLEDGLTQKQLSDRTNVAENTTVVMINGMVADGLVERRQQLGDRRKQNIVLTEPGRELETRLMHHATSINGLASADIPADEVAICLSVLARVSRNLAAELRLRTEAVACDD
- a CDS encoding flavin reductase; this encodes MRRLAATVTVLTLELEGQPFGMVATAVCSLALEPPSILACINKSAFLHDEFAGCTRFGLNILERFPLIPVHTRTS
- a CDS encoding IS6-like element IS6100 family transposase; its protein translation is MTDFKWRHFQGDVILWAVRWYCRYPISYRDLEEMLAERGISVDHTTIYRWVQCYAPEMEKRLRWFWRRGFDPSWRLDETYVKVRGKWTYLYRAVDKRGDTIDFYLSPTRSAKAAKRFLGKALRGLKHWEKPATLNTDKAPSYGAAITELKREGKLDRETAHRQVKYLNNVIEADHGKLKILIKPVRGFKSIPTAYATIKGFEVMRALRKGQARPWCLQPGIRGEVRLVERAFGIGPSALTEAMGMLNHHFAAAA